One Desulfovibrio sp. ZJ209 genomic window carries:
- a CDS encoding acyltransferase domain-containing protein, which produces MPRDEQPSPPDASRDPAAVPGAAQDVALDGVRYARLSQNGAFWRLGSLSPLWREEVAALPPGPDAEALKGLASRGIWLAPETPAQPLAVMCCGLGSFWPGMGRELYDNFPAAREGMDRVAALADWDILGLMDETDMEAIGNTRRQIPYLFLLEYAQWCQFASLGLSPALFCGHSLGELIALSLSGIYGLSEAWYILDTRAEHMAELEASSTRDTGMMAVHAEAAVIDETLAAWPDLYVSNRNTPRQFILSGPREALKEARAALRKRRVPSMVLNVSLAFHHPGMRILRDLSQRRLGALEMHAARVPMLSGITAGYYPGDQPSICRYITDLDENTVAWTDCVDAMWRRDGIRQFLELGPQDTLCGLVADCEPRALCLSAGRKGAEVTAMREACARLYALGHLPLPAIRQVGARLRPAEAGAAPGPAPEPASAPVPQAAPAEPFFGEDAEKARQVLELLAEACGRPAAALRPEQDLRYDLALRSSRFPLLLQEAERRLGVHAEFEDLLQVSTVGDLVRVLLGRKNSPGVPQAGSARRPPRRGTFAPLLRLAPPAGDGAPLPLLPLDPGGSGPGVEAAGVYVLCVLDGELLPELWNGAAAFGATLAVPQGLVADCAPLQKAGSSVLPLAEDALKSSGALAEALDALLAAKGRLDGILFVPAAGALADEDAAPDADLAVALGAWRAGHVGARPWFACLRRFRATREQAEAVRAGGAGAPLSGWIQAMAGAGAAPVLALLDDGRPLGRDALGDRCAAELFRGKGETVLWSVAEEGFRPAHAPLVDRPEISAPVYPEPWAGSQPPLAAESGLFQGGCQFSAFSDPALLQHGGWNLPEGAPWLPFSRALLALLQGARLLLPWLTVTGFSDVRFFAPPALPPGITREGRVTARGRPWIMHDGAMTRMCRTALDIRELTPNGRHTDTFAPFAEAMALLAPGPRPAPPLAPLPVPPGEGGAPLPLPALYARLGLGPDWRLISALAPRTFTADGDVLAVHTGLLAPGTAAAFPIAPQADWGYASALQLTAAVMQGALLVLKAETSAPAPEAAVPAPGWRCEGVGYIRFGLPGAGPGAAEGARTLEVRRTWDDGARVRFDAQVSGPAGETLLTVHHLEFERPATPRQAGTA; this is translated from the coding sequence ATGCCCAGGGACGAACAGCCCAGCCCGCCCGACGCTTCCCGTGACCCGGCCGCCGTCCCCGGCGCCGCGCAGGACGTGGCGCTCGACGGCGTGCGTTATGCGCGCCTTTCCCAGAACGGGGCTTTCTGGCGGCTCGGCAGCCTGTCGCCGCTCTGGCGCGAGGAGGTGGCGGCCCTCCCGCCAGGGCCGGACGCCGAAGCGCTCAAGGGCCTCGCCTCCCGCGGGATCTGGCTCGCGCCCGAAACCCCGGCGCAGCCGCTGGCAGTCATGTGCTGCGGCCTGGGCTCCTTCTGGCCCGGCATGGGCCGCGAGCTCTACGACAACTTTCCCGCCGCGCGCGAAGGCATGGACCGCGTGGCCGCCCTCGCCGACTGGGACATCCTTGGCCTCATGGACGAGACCGACATGGAGGCCATCGGCAATACGCGGCGGCAAATCCCCTACCTGTTCCTCCTCGAATACGCGCAGTGGTGCCAGTTCGCCTCCCTGGGGCTCTCGCCGGCGCTCTTCTGCGGCCACAGCCTTGGGGAGCTCATCGCGCTCTCGCTCTCCGGCATCTACGGCCTTTCCGAAGCCTGGTACATCCTCGACACACGCGCCGAGCACATGGCCGAGCTCGAGGCTTCGTCCACGCGCGACACGGGCATGATGGCCGTGCATGCCGAAGCGGCCGTCATCGACGAGACCCTCGCCGCGTGGCCCGACCTCTATGTCTCCAACCGCAACACGCCGCGCCAGTTCATCCTGAGCGGCCCGCGTGAGGCCCTCAAGGAGGCGCGCGCCGCCTTGCGCAAGCGCCGGGTGCCCTCCATGGTGCTCAATGTGAGCCTCGCCTTCCACCATCCGGGCATGCGCATCCTGCGCGACCTCTCGCAGCGCAGGCTCGGGGCGCTCGAGATGCACGCGGCCAGGGTGCCCATGCTGAGCGGCATCACCGCGGGCTATTATCCCGGCGACCAGCCCTCCATCTGCCGCTATATCACCGATTTGGACGAGAACACCGTGGCCTGGACGGACTGCGTGGACGCCATGTGGCGGCGCGACGGCATCCGGCAATTCCTGGAGCTCGGGCCGCAGGACACGCTCTGTGGCCTCGTGGCCGACTGCGAGCCCCGCGCGCTCTGCCTTTCCGCGGGCCGCAAGGGCGCCGAGGTCACGGCCATGCGCGAGGCCTGCGCACGGCTCTACGCGCTCGGGCATCTCCCCCTCCCCGCCATCCGCCAGGTGGGCGCGCGGCTCCGGCCGGCGGAGGCAGGGGCGGCCCCGGGGCCCGCGCCCGAACCGGCGTCAGCGCCGGTGCCGCAAGCCGCCCCCGCCGAACCCTTTTTCGGGGAGGATGCGGAGAAGGCCCGGCAGGTGCTGGAGCTTCTGGCCGAGGCCTGCGGCCGGCCCGCGGCCGCGCTCAGGCCGGAGCAGGATTTGCGCTATGACCTCGCCCTGCGCTCCAGCCGCTTTCCGCTCCTCCTGCAGGAGGCGGAGCGCCGCCTCGGCGTGCATGCGGAATTTGAAGACCTGCTTCAGGTAAGCACCGTGGGCGACCTTGTGCGCGTCCTGCTGGGCCGCAAAAACTCGCCGGGCGTTCCGCAGGCAGGGAGCGCGCGGAGGCCCCCCCGGCGCGGGACTTTTGCGCCCCTGCTGCGCCTTGCGCCGCCCGCGGGCGACGGCGCCCCGCTTCCGCTCCTGCCGCTGGACCCGGGGGGCTCGGGCCCCGGCGTGGAGGCGGCCGGCGTCTATGTGCTCTGCGTGCTGGACGGGGAGCTTTTGCCGGAGCTTTGGAACGGCGCGGCCGCGTTCGGGGCCACGCTCGCCGTGCCGCAGGGCCTTGTGGCGGACTGCGCGCCGCTCCAAAAGGCCGGGAGCAGCGTCCTGCCGCTGGCGGAAGACGCCCTGAAAAGCTCCGGGGCGCTTGCCGAGGCGCTGGACGCCCTGCTGGCCGCCAAAGGCCGGCTGGATGGGATTCTTTTCGTGCCCGCAGCCGGGGCTTTGGCCGATGAGGACGCGGCGCCGGACGCGGATCTCGCCGTCGCCCTGGGCGCGTGGCGCGCCGGGCATGTGGGGGCCCGCCCATGGTTCGCCTGCCTGCGCCGCTTTCGCGCCACGAGGGAACAGGCGGAGGCCGTCCGTGCCGGCGGGGCGGGGGCGCCCCTCTCCGGCTGGATACAGGCCATGGCCGGCGCCGGGGCCGCGCCCGTCCTGGCGCTTTTGGACGACGGGCGCCCCCTGGGGCGCGACGCCCTCGGCGACCGCTGCGCCGCCGAGCTTTTCCGCGGCAAGGGCGAGACCGTCCTCTGGAGTGTTGCCGAAGAGGGGTTTCGCCCGGCGCACGCGCCCCTTGTGGACAGGCCCGAAATATCCGCGCCCGTGTACCCCGAGCCATGGGCGGGCTCGCAGCCCCCGCTTGCGGCGGAAAGCGGCCTTTTTCAGGGCGGCTGCCAGTTTTCCGCCTTTTCGGACCCGGCGCTGCTGCAGCATGGCGGCTGGAATCTCCCGGAGGGCGCGCCGTGGCTGCCTTTCTCCCGCGCGCTGCTGGCCCTCTTGCAGGGCGCGCGGCTGCTCCTGCCGTGGCTCACGGTGACGGGCTTTTCCGATGTGCGCTTTTTCGCGCCCCCCGCCCTTCCTCCGGGCATCACCCGCGAGGGCCGCGTGACCGCGCGCGGGCGGCCGTGGATCATGCACGACGGGGCCATGACGCGCATGTGCCGCACGGCCCTCGATATCCGCGAGCTCACGCCCAATGGCCGGCACACGGACACCTTCGCGCCCTTCGCCGAGGCCATGGCCCTTTTGGCCCCGGGCCCGCGGCCCGCGCCGCCGCTGGCCCCGCTGCCCGTTCCCCCCGGTGAGGGCGGCGCCCCCCTGCCGCTCCCTGCGCTCTATGCGCGCCTCGGCCTTGGGCCGGACTGGCGCCTCATCTCGGCGCTTGCGCCGCGCACCTTCACGGCGGATGGCGATGTGCTCGCCGTCCACACGGGCCTCCTCGCGCCCGGCACGGCCGCGGCCTTTCCCATTGCTCCGCAGGCGGATTGGGGCTATGCTTCCGCATTGCAGCTCACGGCCGCGGTCATGCAGGGCGCCCTTCTGGTGCTCAAGGCGGAAACTTCGGCCCCTGCGCCCGAGGCGGCGGTCCCGGCTCCGGGCTGGCGTTGTGAGGGCGTGGGCTATATCCGCTTCGGGCTTCCGGGGGCTGGCCCGGGGGCGGCCGAAGGCGCCCGCACGCTGGAGGTGCGCCGCACCTGGGATGACGGCGCCCGGGTGCGCTTTGACGCCCAGGTGTCCGGCCCCGCCGGGGAGACCCTGCTGACCGTGCACCATCTGGAGTTCGAGCGCCCGGCCACGCCCCGGCAGGCTGGCACCGCCTGA
- a CDS encoding glycosyltransferase family 4 protein has protein sequence MPAPKIPPASATATGAAGVCAPDAAPAPPPVGAPVIAYVLLWFPLSSETFIFREVVELGELGLDIRVYTMYGAALKGCSREMREYPGPVTRMGVAAFFRIFGAFFRALGKSPRLVWRLLREGFFRRMRNVEALGENLWCFMAGFLLAEDCARDGVTLIHSSWANGPATAAWVASRLTGIPFAFTGRAGDIYPEDGLLREKSRDALFVRTNNAANVAWLARFCPPDAEGKVRLVYNSLTFTEREPGALPMQPPYRLLAVGRFARTKGFPELITALARLRRERVPMRLTLVGDGAWRGRLVRQIRRLGLESCVDLPGFVPHDELRRYMQTHDMLVVPSVVHSNGDRDGIPNVIMEALSMGLPVVATDVCGIAEVIRDGETGLLVPERDPAALACAVRRLLADRDRARAMALAGRDLVEAMFDRARNIAALRNLYAEASAPATEGAP, from the coding sequence ATGCCCGCCCCAAAGATTCCCCCCGCCAGTGCCACGGCGACCGGCGCTGCCGGCGTCTGCGCCCCGGACGCGGCGCCCGCGCCCCCCCCGGTGGGCGCGCCCGTCATCGCCTACGTCCTCCTCTGGTTCCCCCTTTCCTCCGAGACCTTCATCTTCCGCGAGGTCGTGGAGCTTGGCGAGCTCGGCCTCGATATCCGCGTCTATACCATGTACGGGGCGGCGCTCAAGGGCTGCTCGCGCGAGATGCGCGAATACCCGGGGCCGGTCACGCGCATGGGCGTGGCCGCGTTTTTCCGCATCTTCGGGGCCTTTTTCCGCGCGCTTGGCAAGAGCCCGCGCCTCGTCTGGCGGCTCCTGCGCGAGGGCTTTTTCCGCCGCATGCGCAATGTGGAGGCGCTTGGCGAGAACCTCTGGTGCTTCATGGCCGGCTTCCTGCTCGCCGAGGACTGCGCGCGCGACGGCGTGACGCTCATCCACTCCTCCTGGGCCAACGGGCCGGCCACGGCGGCCTGGGTGGCCTCGCGCCTCACCGGCATCCCCTTCGCCTTCACGGGCCGCGCCGGCGACATCTATCCCGAAGACGGCCTCTTGCGCGAGAAATCGCGCGATGCGCTCTTCGTCCGCACCAACAATGCGGCCAACGTGGCGTGGCTTGCGCGCTTCTGCCCGCCCGACGCCGAGGGCAAGGTGCGCCTTGTCTACAACAGCCTCACCTTCACCGAGCGCGAGCCCGGCGCGCTCCCCATGCAGCCGCCTTACAGGCTGCTCGCCGTGGGGCGCTTCGCCCGCACCAAGGGCTTTCCCGAGCTCATCACCGCGCTCGCCCGGCTTCGGCGCGAGCGCGTGCCCATGCGCCTCACCCTCGTGGGCGACGGCGCGTGGCGCGGGCGCCTCGTGCGCCAGATCCGCCGGCTCGGCCTCGAAAGCTGCGTCGACCTCCCGGGCTTCGTGCCCCATGACGAATTGCGCCGCTACATGCAGACCCACGACATGCTCGTGGTGCCGAGCGTGGTCCACAGCAATGGCGACCGCGACGGCATCCCCAATGTGATCATGGAGGCCCTGTCCATGGGCCTGCCCGTGGTGGCCACCGATGTCTGCGGCATCGCCGAGGTCATCCGCGACGGCGAGACCGGGCTGCTCGTGCCTGAGCGCGACCCCGCGGCGCTGGCCTGCGCCGTGCGCCGCCTGCTGGCCGACCGCGACCGCGCCCGGGCCATGGCGCTCGCCGGCCGCGATTTGGTGGAGGCCATGTTCGACCGCGCCCGCAATATCGCGGCCCTGCGCAATCTCTATGCGGAGGCTTCCGCCCCCGCGACGGAGGGCGCGCCATGA
- a CDS encoding oligosaccharide flippase family protein: protein MKLKSIPRRLGYILGAQWTRDLAWTAFTILLARASPDILGQIVLALTFGYLVKTVADVGLNDFLLSTFARREARPRALLGEVSWLKLAVLAAALAVTWLVTGWQGYSPELRLVVLAIAAGLGLDAVADSFFNLCQARGRQDVEMRIRVPSALAGLGYGILCVLVGAPPLAIALFKPLEALLAIGFSLAALGRNPLRGVGLAGMGHLARQMRHGLIFTGMAACAMFYNKVNVIFLKNYGGNADVGGYGVAWETVEGLSVLVSSALLGKVIFPLLAKLWQESRAAFRRLAGQTARSLWAASLPIIFLICVESDRFLPFIYGPDYASAVTAQQLLTPCLATAFLHNLAAYAMIGMRKHTLLFGFYLSGLVVNLICCCTLIPASPLTGAALSLTITKVWVAVLTVSYFQWAARPMTAAQWLLMGACAALSVGLWWGVGLMLPREAAELAGLVPLLALFWRWRPPPPFETARELEEDTGARPGIDAGGPTG, encoded by the coding sequence ATGAAGCTGAAGAGCATACCGCGGCGCCTCGGCTACATCCTGGGCGCCCAGTGGACGCGCGACCTCGCCTGGACCGCGTTCACCATCCTGCTCGCCCGGGCAAGCCCGGACATCCTCGGCCAGATCGTCCTTGCGCTGACCTTCGGCTACCTCGTCAAGACCGTGGCCGACGTGGGCCTCAACGACTTCCTCCTTTCCACCTTTGCCCGGCGCGAGGCGCGCCCGCGGGCGCTGCTCGGCGAGGTGAGCTGGCTCAAGCTCGCCGTGCTCGCGGCGGCGCTTGCGGTCACATGGCTCGTCACCGGCTGGCAGGGCTACAGCCCCGAGCTCCGGCTCGTGGTGCTCGCCATCGCCGCGGGCCTCGGGCTCGACGCCGTGGCCGACTCCTTTTTCAATCTCTGCCAGGCGCGCGGCCGGCAGGATGTGGAGATGCGCATCCGCGTGCCCTCGGCGCTCGCCGGCCTGGGCTACGGCATCCTGTGCGTGCTCGTGGGCGCGCCGCCGCTCGCCATCGCGCTTTTCAAGCCGCTGGAGGCCCTGCTCGCCATCGGCTTTTCGCTCGCCGCCCTCGGCCGCAACCCGCTTCGGGGCGTGGGCCTCGCCGGCATGGGGCACCTCGCCCGCCAGATGCGGCACGGCCTCATCTTCACGGGCATGGCGGCCTGCGCCATGTTCTACAACAAGGTCAACGTCATCTTCCTGAAAAACTACGGCGGCAATGCGGACGTGGGCGGCTACGGGGTGGCCTGGGAGACCGTGGAGGGCCTCTCGGTGCTCGTCTCGAGCGCGCTGCTCGGCAAGGTCATCTTTCCGCTGCTGGCGAAGCTCTGGCAGGAGAGCCGCGCGGCCTTCAGGCGCCTCGCCGGCCAGACGGCGCGGTCGCTCTGGGCCGCGTCGCTGCCCATCATCTTCCTCATCTGCGTGGAGAGCGACCGCTTCCTGCCCTTCATCTACGGGCCCGACTACGCCAGCGCCGTGACCGCGCAGCAATTGCTCACGCCCTGCCTCGCCACGGCCTTCCTGCACAATCTTGCGGCCTATGCCATGATCGGCATGCGCAAGCACACGCTGCTCTTCGGCTTCTACCTGAGCGGGCTTGTGGTCAACCTCATCTGCTGCTGCACCCTCATCCCGGCGAGCCCGCTCACGGGCGCGGCGCTTTCGCTGACCATCACCAAGGTCTGGGTGGCGGTGCTCACGGTGAGCTATTTCCAGTGGGCCGCCAGGCCCATGACAGCCGCACAGTGGCTGCTCATGGGCGCGTGCGCCGCACTCAGCGTGGGCCTGTGGTGGGGCGTGGGGCTCATGCTCCCGCGCGAAGCGGCCGAGCTCGCGGGCCTTGTGCCCCTGCTGGCGCTCTTCTGG
- a CDS encoding efflux RND transporter periplasmic adaptor subunit: MYRATLLPRGLLWPLAALVCAASLWLAGEARAAEAIILTGKVVTTVTRAVPVPFNSVVDEVLVKPGDAVEDGSPLLRYHLQDEAERILQREVTTGAGTEGSKSQLLDMERQLAQVTAERNKARQLVASGLGSKQALARLESSVASVRDRIALLQSTIRKTESNFAARLKELSGYFGQPIREGEELPRTLVLTSPIKGYVLSLASNLNPGNLMAANSAPIQVGQLNPVLIQVPVYEADVNTIKVGDKAQVEIPSLGDRKFTGLVSEISWLSTDMNVANPSYYTVELTVANPDLVLKPGFKAVVRFGGGGQAAAK, encoded by the coding sequence ATGTATCGCGCAACCCTCCTTCCGCGCGGCCTCCTGTGGCCGCTGGCCGCGCTTGTGTGCGCGGCCTCCCTCTGGCTCGCCGGGGAGGCCCGCGCCGCGGAGGCCATCATCCTCACGGGCAAGGTGGTGACCACGGTCACGCGCGCCGTGCCCGTCCCCTTCAACTCCGTGGTGGACGAGGTGCTCGTGAAGCCCGGCGACGCCGTGGAAGACGGCTCGCCGCTTCTGCGCTACCACCTGCAGGACGAGGCCGAGCGCATCCTCCAGCGCGAAGTGACCACCGGCGCCGGCACCGAGGGCTCCAAGAGCCAGCTGCTGGACATGGAGCGCCAGCTCGCCCAGGTCACGGCGGAGCGCAACAAGGCCCGGCAGCTGGTGGCCTCGGGCCTGGGCTCCAAGCAGGCGCTGGCGCGGCTGGAAAGCAGTGTCGCCTCGGTGCGCGACCGTATCGCACTTTTGCAATCCACCATCCGCAAGACCGAGAGCAATTTCGCGGCGCGCCTCAAGGAGCTCTCGGGCTACTTCGGGCAGCCCATCAGGGAAGGGGAGGAGCTGCCCCGGACCCTCGTGCTCACCTCGCCCATCAAGGGCTATGTGCTGTCGCTTGCCTCGAACCTCAACCCGGGCAACCTCATGGCCGCCAATTCCGCGCCCATCCAGGTGGGGCAGCTCAACCCGGTGCTCATCCAGGTGCCGGTCTATGAGGCGGACGTGAACACCATCAAGGTGGGCGACAAGGCGCAGGTGGAGATCCCCTCCCTGGGCGACCGCAAGTTCACCGGCCTTGTGAGCGAGATCTCCTGGCTCTCCACGGACATGAACGTGGCAAACCCCTCCTATTACACGGTGGAGCTCACCGTGGCCAACCCCGACCTTGTGCTTAAGCCGGGCTTCAAGGCGGTGGTGCGCTTTGGCGGAGGCGGGCAAGCGGCCGCCAAATGA
- a CDS encoding TolC family protein, with protein sequence MKHIFPVSRAKGRAAAGSRRTTAAGPRRAAPLLLVLLLALFAVACSSNKAGMKSPELPPRHWLDEAPGVPVENKQKLEEAVPNLYDPDKRFTFEDCVFLTIQQSPLLVNSAVELEINRLARTNAAWKYLPEPRMTLTVSNNLTRYNMDMRNTPSDYGRTRMRTNFYAPFPNPVATYFENKVQQGMVNVAISTHRKAVGDVIYELAQSYLRLEAKRRILEAQKSLLPLGDNLVGYWQQVEAVEGRQGVALDVARQEQRARELNVEKSSQEETIDRTRIKLISGVQPEQRLNVDAESANTILEGFDGRALKWEDRWTTTEDDLLLRAQFKLGDYNIMLAWAQYVPNMSFYVNHTPPAGQYQPPHGQEDYFLHWNFDFPLLDWGRRYRGVQTARMKKAQAFHDMARRRTEYSYKWLQAEQRVSVAETDLKLQKIRLDTAEMRFTEARIAFDEGTVELPALVEREEAAVNARISYIKSELEHRLAQLEWMYLATVLQERFLGPPAKEIL encoded by the coding sequence ATGAAGCACATTTTTCCTGTATCCCGTGCCAAAGGTCGTGCAGCCGCCGGCAGCCGGCGCACCACGGCGGCCGGCCCGCGCCGCGCGGCGCCCCTCCTGCTGGTTCTCCTCCTCGCGCTGTTCGCCGTGGCCTGTTCCTCCAACAAGGCGGGCATGAAGTCGCCGGAGCTGCCGCCCAGGCACTGGCTGGACGAAGCCCCGGGCGTGCCCGTGGAGAACAAGCAGAAGCTGGAGGAGGCCGTCCCCAATCTCTACGACCCCGACAAGCGCTTCACCTTTGAGGATTGCGTCTTCCTCACCATCCAGCAGTCGCCCCTGCTCGTGAACAGCGCGGTGGAACTGGAAATCAACCGGCTCGCGCGCACCAACGCGGCGTGGAAGTATCTGCCCGAGCCGCGCATGACCCTCACCGTGTCCAACAACCTGACGCGCTACAACATGGACATGCGCAACACGCCGAGCGATTACGGGCGCACCAGGATGCGCACCAACTTCTACGCGCCCTTCCCCAACCCGGTGGCCACCTATTTTGAGAACAAGGTGCAGCAGGGCATGGTCAACGTGGCCATTTCCACGCACCGCAAGGCCGTGGGCGACGTGATTTACGAGCTTGCCCAGAGTTATCTCAGGCTGGAGGCGAAACGCCGCATCCTCGAGGCCCAAAAGAGCCTTTTGCCCCTGGGCGACAACCTTGTGGGCTACTGGCAGCAGGTGGAGGCGGTGGAGGGGCGCCAGGGCGTGGCGCTGGACGTGGCCCGGCAGGAACAGCGCGCCCGCGAACTCAACGTGGAAAAGTCCAGCCAGGAAGAAACCATCGACCGTACGCGCATCAAGCTCATCTCCGGGGTGCAGCCGGAGCAGCGCCTCAACGTGGACGCGGAGAGCGCCAATACCATCCTGGAAGGCTTCGACGGCCGCGCCCTCAAGTGGGAAGACCGCTGGACCACCACCGAGGACGACCTGCTCCTCCGCGCCCAGTTCAAGCTCGGCGACTACAACATCATGCTCGCCTGGGCGCAGTATGTGCCCAACATGTCGTTCTACGTCAACCACACGCCGCCGGCCGGCCAGTACCAGCCGCCCCACGGCCAGGAAGACTACTTCCTCCACTGGAACTTCGACTTCCCGCTGCTCGACTGGGGGCGGCGCTACCGCGGCGTGCAGACGGCGCGCATGAAGAAGGCCCAGGCCTTCCACGACATGGCGCGCAGGCGCACCGAGTATTCCTACAAATGGCTTCAGGCCGAGCAGCGCGTGAGTGTTGCCGAAACTGACCTCAAGCTGCAGAAGATCCGCCTCGACACCGCGGAAATGCGCTTCACCGAGGCGCGCATCGCCTTTGACGAGGGCACCGTGGAGCTGCCGGCCCTTGTCGAGCGTGAGGAAGCGGCCGTCAACGCGCGCATTTCCTACATCAAGTCAGAACTGGAACACAGGCTCGCCCAGCTCGAATGGATGTACCTGGCCACTGTGCTTCAGGAGCGCTTTCTCGGACCGCCCGCCAAGGAGATCCTCTGA
- a CDS encoding aminotransferase class I/II-fold pyridoxal phosphate-dependent enzyme produces the protein MKNEHSAAHAAGQQDAKGGFNRMRSKLSFERMVDLAESMGLENPLFACHDQAAKATTLINGKEYINFSTYDYLDINAHPEITAAVAETAARYGTSAGASRLVGGERPPHRELERAFADLYDVEDAIVYVSGHATNVSTLGFMFGSRDAIFHDGLAHNSLVQGARLSGATRYSYEHNDCDSLEEMLKAHRAEHRYAVIVTEGLFSMDGNIPDLPRIIELKKKYDCMLLVDEAHSLGVLGKTGRGVREYFGIDPTDVDMWMSTLSKSMCGCGGFIAGRAELVRFLKYGSPGFVFSVGMPPVIATACHKALEIMLREPERVHRLQNISQYFLHYAQGKGLDTGAAQGYAVLPVIVGDSLVSGFLSQALFKRGIYVMPISFPAVKEGTARLRFFISASHTEEHVRAAVDAVAEELPRAKALVAEYQAAQGAAS, from the coding sequence ATGAAGAACGAGCACTCCGCCGCGCACGCGGCCGGGCAGCAAGACGCCAAGGGCGGCTTCAACCGCATGCGCTCCAAGCTCTCCTTCGAGCGCATGGTGGACCTCGCCGAAAGCATGGGCCTCGAAAATCCGCTCTTCGCCTGCCACGACCAGGCGGCCAAGGCCACCACCCTGATCAACGGCAAGGAATATATCAATTTTTCCACCTATGACTATCTCGACATCAATGCCCATCCCGAAATCACGGCCGCCGTGGCGGAAACCGCGGCGCGCTACGGCACCTCGGCCGGCGCGAGCCGCCTTGTGGGCGGCGAAAGGCCCCCGCACCGCGAGCTCGAGCGCGCCTTCGCCGACCTTTACGACGTTGAGGACGCCATCGTCTATGTGAGCGGCCACGCCACCAATGTGTCCACTCTGGGCTTCATGTTCGGCTCGCGCGACGCCATTTTCCATGACGGCCTCGCGCACAATTCCCTCGTGCAGGGGGCGCGCCTCTCCGGCGCCACCCGCTATTCCTACGAGCACAACGACTGCGACTCCCTCGAGGAGATGCTCAAGGCCCACCGCGCGGAGCACCGCTACGCCGTCATCGTCACCGAGGGCCTGTTCAGCATGGACGGCAACATCCCGGACCTGCCGCGCATCATCGAGCTCAAGAAAAAGTACGACTGCATGCTCCTCGTGGACGAGGCCCACTCCCTCGGCGTGCTCGGCAAGACGGGCCGCGGCGTGCGCGAGTATTTCGGCATCGACCCCACGGACGTGGACATGTGGATGAGCACGCTCTCCAAGTCCATGTGCGGCTGCGGCGGCTTCATCGCCGGCCGCGCCGAGCTCGTGCGCTTCCTTAAATACGGCTCGCCGGGCTTCGTCTTCAGCGTGGGCATGCCGCCGGTCATCGCCACGGCCTGCCACAAGGCGCTCGAGATCATGCTGCGCGAGCCGGAGCGCGTGCACCGCCTCCAGAACATCAGCCAGTATTTCCTGCACTACGCCCAGGGCAAGGGCCTTGATACCGGCGCGGCCCAGGGCTATGCGGTGCTCCCGGTCATCGTGGGCGATTCGCTCGTCTCCGGCTTCCTCTCGCAGGCGCTCTTCAAGCGCGGCATCTATGTTATGCCCATCTCCTTCCCGGCGGTGAAGGAGGGCACGGCGCGCCTTCGCTTCTTTATCTCCGCCTCGCACACCGAGGAGCATGTGCGCGCCGCCGTGGACGCCGTGGCCGAAGAGTTGCCCCGGGCCAAGGCGCTGGTGGCGGAATACCAGGCGGCGCAGGGGGCCGCGAGCTGA